A section of the Macadamia integrifolia cultivar HAES 741 chromosome 9, SCU_Mint_v3, whole genome shotgun sequence genome encodes:
- the LOC122089388 gene encoding CRC domain-containing protein TSO1-like isoform X2: MDTPDRNQIGTPISKFEDSPVFNYINSLSPIKPVNSIHIAQTFNSLTFASLPSVFTSPHAITHKESRFVRRQHLSDLSKPDFSGNENEGNTSVGVLDSVQLPDCSAPQESFDPGSSIKEVTESSNLAIELPRNMKYDCGSPDCLPLPSDGIKMDPLPEITTTPASLVRFVHEVSEERQHSFESKLEIQETCQVDQNRDEGTECDWENLISDAADLLVLDSSIDTGAPNRQNLELVHHETGSFASSVSNLPECNTDILQKTRPVGPVDSCEKHELEDHVSHPEEVRKQKEMDNILQVSSSTFSSEQVISGPSEKIDEKVESCISVGDKHQRGMRRRCLVFEMAGAQKKNLGDDSKSSSSDTSLSDVKDTDDKQLVHNKPGNSSLPYMLPGIGLHLNALATTSKDCRVVKHETLASGRQLISMRSSITSFHSVTSGQITLTKSLALNSTEEEIGPADNGSLVIQDASQASTFGASEDFNPSSPKKKRRKLENIGESEACKRCNCKKSKCLKLYCECFAAGVYCVEPCSCQECFNKPIHEDTVLATRKQIESRNPLAFAPKVIRSSEPVVEIGDDPNKTPASARHKRGCNCKKSSCLKKYCECFQGGVGCSINCRCEGCKNTFGRKDGSASVGTEEAEPEEEEICEKNGADGTVQNNEVQKDEEQYSDCVLPITPSVQICRSSFPLPCSSSGKPPRSVLGSSHLHSCQRLGKSDFMQPRSKFESLFETNETPEILRGDCSPIGGIKTASPNRKRVSPPHNEFGMSPGRRSGRKLILQSIPSFPSLTPHHETCEFPLRFE, from the exons ATGGATACGCCGGATAGAAACCAGATCGGCACTCCAATATCGAAATTCGAG GACTCTCCTGTCTTCAATTATATCAACAGTCTTTCTCCTATTAAACCGGTCAATTCTATACACATTGCTCAAACATTCAACTCACTCACTTTTGCATCCCTACCATCTGTGTTTACTTCACCACATGCCATTACCCACAAGGAGTCTAGATTTGTAAGAAG GCAACATTTATCAGATCTGTCAAAGCCTGATTTTTCTGGGAATGAAAATGAAGGCAATACTAGTGTGGGGGTTTTGGATTCTGTTCAACTCCCCGATTGCTCTGCTCCACAGGAAAGTTTTGATCCGGGGAGTTCTATTAAAGAGGTTACCGAGTCCTCGAATCTCGCTATTGAGTTGCCAAGGAATATGAAATATGATTGTGGTAGCCCCGACTGTCTCCCATTGCCTTCCGACGGAATTAAGATGGATCCTCTGCCAGAAATCACTACAACACCAGCTTCACTTGTTCGTTTTGTTCATGAGGTCTCAGAAGAAAGGCAGCATTCATTTGAAAGTAAACTAGAAATACAGGAGACTTGTCAGGTTGACCAAAACAGAGATGAAGGGACTGAATGTGATTGGGAAAATTTGATTTCTGATGCTGCTGATCTGTTAGTTCTTGACTCTTCAATTGACACAGGGGCTCCAAATAGGCAGAACCTGGAGTTAGTGCATCACGAGACTGGTTCTTTTGCTTCTTCCGTGTCAAATCTCCCAGAATGTAACACTGATATCTTGCAGAAAACACGGCCCGTGGGTCCAGTTGACTCTTGTGAAAAACATGAATTGGAGGATCATGTGTCTCATCCAGAAGAAGTTAGAAAGCAAAAGGAAATGGATAACATACTGCAGGTTTCATCAAGTACTTTTTCAAGCGAGCAAGTAATTAGTGGTCCAAGTGAgaaaattgatgagaaagtTGAAAGCTGCATTTCAGTTGGTGACAAG CATCAACGTGGTATGAGAAGGCGTTGTCTTGTTTTTGAGATGGCAGGAGCTCAAAAAAAGAACTTGGGTGATGATTCTAAAAGCAGTTCTTCAGACACATCTCTTTCTGATGTAAAAGATACTGACGATAAACAATTGGTTCATAATAAACCTGGAAATAGTTCTCTGCCATACATGCTACCAGGTATTGGTTTGCACTTGAATGCCCTTGCAACTACCTCAAAGGATTGTAGAGTTGTCAAGCATGAAACTTTGGCTTCTGGAAGGCAACTAATAAGCATGAGAAGCTCTATTACTTCTTTCCACTCTGTCACTTCTGGTCAGATAACTCTGACTAAGTCCTTGGCTCTGAATTCTACGGAAGAAGAAATAGGTCCAGCTGACAATGGCAGCTTGGTTATACAAGATGCTTCCCAGGCATCCACATTTGGAGCTAGTGAAGACTTCAACCCGAGTAGCCCAAAAAAGAAGAG GCGCAAGTTGGAAAATATTGGAGAAAGTGAAGCTTGCAAGCGTTGCAACTGTAAGAAGTCAAAATGCTTGAAGCT TTACTGTGAATGCTTTGCTGCCGGTGTTTATTGCGTAGAGCCTTGTTCATGTCAAGAATGCTTTAACAAGCCTATCCATGAAGATACTGTTCTGGCAACTCGCAAACAGATTGAATCCCGCAACCCACTTGCATTTGCTCCCAAAGTGATTAGAAGCTCTGAGCCTGTTGTGGAAATTGGG GATGATCCTAACAAAACTCCAGCTTCTGCCAGGCATAAAAGAGGATGCAACTGCAAGAAATCAAGTTGCCTAAAGAAATACTGTGAATGCTTTCAG GGGGGTGTTGGATGTTCAATCAACTGCAGATGTGAAGGGTGCAAGAATACATTTGGCAGAAAGGATG GATCTGCTTCAGTAGGAACAGAAGAAGCTGAaccagaagaggaagaaatctgTGAAAAGAACGGGGCAGACGGAACTGTACAGAATAATGAAGTCCAGAAGGATGAAGAGCAATATTCTGATTGTGTTCTGCCTATTACACCATCTGTTCAGATTTGCAG ATCATCCTTTCCTCTGCCTTGTTCTTCTAGCGGGAAACCACCACGATCTGTACTTGGCTCATCTCACCTACATTCCTGCCAGAGACTAGGAAAATCAGATTTTATGCAGCCGCGATCCAAGTTTGAGAGCCTCTTTGAGACCAATGAAACCCCTGAGATCCTAAGAGGCGATTGTTCACCCATCGGTGGCATAAAGACTGCCTCTCCCAATCGTAAGAGGGTATCACCTCCTCATAATGAGTTTGGGATGTCTCCTGGTCGACGGAGTGGAAGGAAGTTGATACTTCAATCCATCCCTTCATTTCCATCTCTCACCCCTCACCATGAAACCTGTGAGTTTCCATTGAGGTTCGAATGA
- the LOC122089388 gene encoding CRC domain-containing protein TSO1-like isoform X1 translates to MDTPDRNQIGTPISKFEDSPVFNYINSLSPIKPVNSIHIAQTFNSLTFASLPSVFTSPHAITHKESRFVRRQHLSDLSKPDFSGNENEGNTSVGVLDSVQLPDCSAPQESFDPGSSIKEVTESSNLAIELPRNMKYDCGSPDCLPLPSDGIKMDPLPEITTTPASLVRFVHEVSEERQHSFESKLEIQETCQVDQNRDEGTECDWENLISDAADLLVLDSSIDTGAPNRQNLELVHHETGSFASSVSNLPECNTDILQKTRPVGPVDSCEKHELEDHVSHPEEVRKQKEMDNILQVSSSTFSSEQVISGPSEKIDEKVESCISVGDKPDSQHQRGMRRRCLVFEMAGAQKKNLGDDSKSSSSDTSLSDVKDTDDKQLVHNKPGNSSLPYMLPGIGLHLNALATTSKDCRVVKHETLASGRQLISMRSSITSFHSVTSGQITLTKSLALNSTEEEIGPADNGSLVIQDASQASTFGASEDFNPSSPKKKRRKLENIGESEACKRCNCKKSKCLKLYCECFAAGVYCVEPCSCQECFNKPIHEDTVLATRKQIESRNPLAFAPKVIRSSEPVVEIGDDPNKTPASARHKRGCNCKKSSCLKKYCECFQGGVGCSINCRCEGCKNTFGRKDGSASVGTEEAEPEEEEICEKNGADGTVQNNEVQKDEEQYSDCVLPITPSVQICRSSFPLPCSSSGKPPRSVLGSSHLHSCQRLGKSDFMQPRSKFESLFETNETPEILRGDCSPIGGIKTASPNRKRVSPPHNEFGMSPGRRSGRKLILQSIPSFPSLTPHHETCEFPLRFE, encoded by the exons ATGGATACGCCGGATAGAAACCAGATCGGCACTCCAATATCGAAATTCGAG GACTCTCCTGTCTTCAATTATATCAACAGTCTTTCTCCTATTAAACCGGTCAATTCTATACACATTGCTCAAACATTCAACTCACTCACTTTTGCATCCCTACCATCTGTGTTTACTTCACCACATGCCATTACCCACAAGGAGTCTAGATTTGTAAGAAG GCAACATTTATCAGATCTGTCAAAGCCTGATTTTTCTGGGAATGAAAATGAAGGCAATACTAGTGTGGGGGTTTTGGATTCTGTTCAACTCCCCGATTGCTCTGCTCCACAGGAAAGTTTTGATCCGGGGAGTTCTATTAAAGAGGTTACCGAGTCCTCGAATCTCGCTATTGAGTTGCCAAGGAATATGAAATATGATTGTGGTAGCCCCGACTGTCTCCCATTGCCTTCCGACGGAATTAAGATGGATCCTCTGCCAGAAATCACTACAACACCAGCTTCACTTGTTCGTTTTGTTCATGAGGTCTCAGAAGAAAGGCAGCATTCATTTGAAAGTAAACTAGAAATACAGGAGACTTGTCAGGTTGACCAAAACAGAGATGAAGGGACTGAATGTGATTGGGAAAATTTGATTTCTGATGCTGCTGATCTGTTAGTTCTTGACTCTTCAATTGACACAGGGGCTCCAAATAGGCAGAACCTGGAGTTAGTGCATCACGAGACTGGTTCTTTTGCTTCTTCCGTGTCAAATCTCCCAGAATGTAACACTGATATCTTGCAGAAAACACGGCCCGTGGGTCCAGTTGACTCTTGTGAAAAACATGAATTGGAGGATCATGTGTCTCATCCAGAAGAAGTTAGAAAGCAAAAGGAAATGGATAACATACTGCAGGTTTCATCAAGTACTTTTTCAAGCGAGCAAGTAATTAGTGGTCCAAGTGAgaaaattgatgagaaagtTGAAAGCTGCATTTCAGTTGGTGACAAG CCTGACTCACAGCATCAACGTGGTATGAGAAGGCGTTGTCTTGTTTTTGAGATGGCAGGAGCTCAAAAAAAGAACTTGGGTGATGATTCTAAAAGCAGTTCTTCAGACACATCTCTTTCTGATGTAAAAGATACTGACGATAAACAATTGGTTCATAATAAACCTGGAAATAGTTCTCTGCCATACATGCTACCAGGTATTGGTTTGCACTTGAATGCCCTTGCAACTACCTCAAAGGATTGTAGAGTTGTCAAGCATGAAACTTTGGCTTCTGGAAGGCAACTAATAAGCATGAGAAGCTCTATTACTTCTTTCCACTCTGTCACTTCTGGTCAGATAACTCTGACTAAGTCCTTGGCTCTGAATTCTACGGAAGAAGAAATAGGTCCAGCTGACAATGGCAGCTTGGTTATACAAGATGCTTCCCAGGCATCCACATTTGGAGCTAGTGAAGACTTCAACCCGAGTAGCCCAAAAAAGAAGAG GCGCAAGTTGGAAAATATTGGAGAAAGTGAAGCTTGCAAGCGTTGCAACTGTAAGAAGTCAAAATGCTTGAAGCT TTACTGTGAATGCTTTGCTGCCGGTGTTTATTGCGTAGAGCCTTGTTCATGTCAAGAATGCTTTAACAAGCCTATCCATGAAGATACTGTTCTGGCAACTCGCAAACAGATTGAATCCCGCAACCCACTTGCATTTGCTCCCAAAGTGATTAGAAGCTCTGAGCCTGTTGTGGAAATTGGG GATGATCCTAACAAAACTCCAGCTTCTGCCAGGCATAAAAGAGGATGCAACTGCAAGAAATCAAGTTGCCTAAAGAAATACTGTGAATGCTTTCAG GGGGGTGTTGGATGTTCAATCAACTGCAGATGTGAAGGGTGCAAGAATACATTTGGCAGAAAGGATG GATCTGCTTCAGTAGGAACAGAAGAAGCTGAaccagaagaggaagaaatctgTGAAAAGAACGGGGCAGACGGAACTGTACAGAATAATGAAGTCCAGAAGGATGAAGAGCAATATTCTGATTGTGTTCTGCCTATTACACCATCTGTTCAGATTTGCAG ATCATCCTTTCCTCTGCCTTGTTCTTCTAGCGGGAAACCACCACGATCTGTACTTGGCTCATCTCACCTACATTCCTGCCAGAGACTAGGAAAATCAGATTTTATGCAGCCGCGATCCAAGTTTGAGAGCCTCTTTGAGACCAATGAAACCCCTGAGATCCTAAGAGGCGATTGTTCACCCATCGGTGGCATAAAGACTGCCTCTCCCAATCGTAAGAGGGTATCACCTCCTCATAATGAGTTTGGGATGTCTCCTGGTCGACGGAGTGGAAGGAAGTTGATACTTCAATCCATCCCTTCATTTCCATCTCTCACCCCTCACCATGAAACCTGTGAGTTTCCATTGAGGTTCGAATGA